Proteins co-encoded in one Gleimia hominis genomic window:
- a CDS encoding methionine ABC transporter ATP-binding protein encodes MLPEHTGQTSSEDGHAPGALIELRDLTKKYPVRGGNEVVALDRVNLSVERGSIHGIVGQSGAGKSTLIRCLTALESPTEGSVTLGGVELTKLGHAQLREERRSIGMVFQSANLLDARTALANVEYPMKVAGTPKQERRERAQKLLELVGLGNRGTSYPAQLSGGQRQRVGIARALAAKPKVVLCDEPTSALDAESTRQVLDLLAQIRDEMGVTIIIITHEMGVVRAICDSATLLEHGKIVESGSIESIVANPSSRLAQELVPMPSLTEEAVAQDLTIIDTMFTSTPGVPTGSTVMSLASRMGADVLAGTFESFSNVQVGRLALGVPQYHADRIIETLKNNQVYAEVRA; translated from the coding sequence ATGTTGCCCGAACATACGGGGCAAACAAGTTCGGAAGACGGGCATGCGCCAGGTGCGTTAATTGAACTGCGGGACCTCACAAAAAAATACCCGGTGCGTGGCGGCAATGAAGTGGTGGCACTAGACCGCGTTAATCTTAGTGTGGAACGCGGATCTATCCACGGTATTGTCGGCCAGTCCGGTGCCGGCAAGTCGACACTGATTCGCTGCTTAACCGCATTGGAATCCCCAACTGAAGGTTCCGTGACCCTCGGGGGTGTAGAACTGACCAAGCTGGGGCACGCCCAACTTAGGGAAGAACGCCGCAGCATCGGTATGGTGTTTCAATCCGCTAACCTACTGGACGCCCGCACCGCACTCGCGAACGTGGAATACCCCATGAAAGTTGCCGGCACCCCAAAGCAAGAGCGGCGCGAACGCGCACAAAAACTCTTAGAACTAGTGGGCCTGGGTAACCGTGGTACCTCGTACCCCGCGCAACTATCCGGTGGGCAACGCCAACGCGTTGGGATAGCGCGGGCGCTCGCGGCAAAACCAAAAGTGGTGCTATGCGACGAACCCACGTCCGCGCTCGACGCGGAATCCACCCGGCAAGTATTAGACCTTTTGGCGCAGATCCGCGACGAAATGGGCGTAACTATCATCATCATCACCCACGAAATGGGGGTGGTGCGCGCAATCTGCGATTCCGCAACGTTGCTGGAGCACGGAAAAATCGTTGAATCCGGATCCATTGAAAGTATCGTCGCAAACCCGTCGTCGCGACTGGCGCAAGAACTGGTGCCCATGCCGTCCCTAACTGAAGAAGCGGTAGCGCAAGACCTCACGATTATAGACACCATGTTCACCTCCACCCCGGGGGTACCCACGGGATCAACCGTGATGTCACTGGCCTCCCGGATGGGCGCTGACGTGCTCGCGGGAACATTCGAATCTTTCTCTAACGTGCAGGTAGGGCGGTTAGCGCTTGGCGTCCCGCAGTACCATGCGGATAGAATTATCGAAACACTAAAAAATAATCAAGTATATGCGGAGGTGAGGGCATGA
- a CDS encoding right-handed parallel beta-helix repeat-containing protein gives MSRKTLNTARSLVGAVTAAVLCVLLAVIAPAAYADELVQTVSVADFGAKADSKQDAAEPVKAAIAKAKTMAEKGASVRIVFPAGRYDIYPDKAPQRTLYVSNTVGADASYKEKRIGVLLEDTKNITVDGQGSEIVFHGKMTTFAAINSENVSFKNFQVDFEVPSAIDLTVEAVDPDAGIATVYVPEEYKYRVKGSDVEWFSDKSPYTHEAYWTERNALPYVQRYDTKSGLTVRGDVWDNPIFKHVAGVKDLGNNRLEFSYTQMESELKNARGISYQMRQTVRDHPGVFLWKDKNIQLDGIDFRFLHGFGVVGQSTDTVRMNNLHFGVGVGTGRSTAGYADFIQMSGCKGAVEVTNSTFSNPHDDPINIHGTFQQVVERISDRKVRVRYMHNETAGFPSFFVGDQVEFMTQGNMIPVRDSVRTVVAVDGPDGQGGNLGQGSGSLTDTILTFDQPIPQEIAVNEHVVENITYTPNVTIKNNVFKETPTRGILVTTRGKVLIEDNLFDGMGMAGIYISNDAQGWYESGPTRDVTIRANTFQRSGAQAILVEPTNPTVSSEDTVHKNMTIEDNTFYVSDQRVLDAKSVSNLRFVSNRVYRQTVSDGVQIDGDQTVEVPVGKAHHIKARPVFKPVNGQKLFAFNGDKQVVLANNTYDVGLNPQAELENMDAGELDNSGDGTAPQDGGIAVEDASGAENAAAQDRVAGESGKVFFVSADPAVATVDSAGVVTGKSVGQTTVQTYVLAGERRLPGPVVAVAVEPADVETAPGTEESGSEEGEAGQGEAGQGVAGQETDSLRDHPSSVATLSKAVFSGLSRDWKFTAGQLHYFAADRAKTISGKLAATDADAEVTATLNGQPVEPTEFAGTLLRGRNVLEVTVRAADGITVNTYRFVIDRISSNDPGTGEPSDPGTVEPAPEITDPTTPTEPEPEQTQPAETNPSTAPQQPAAGKQNQSAAPGKKPAVKKVRKLVRTGAPVLGLGAAAVCAGLGGVLLLRRRK, from the coding sequence ATGTCGCGCAAGACCCTAAATACTGCGAGAAGCCTAGTTGGCGCAGTAACTGCCGCTGTTCTATGCGTGCTGCTTGCAGTAATCGCACCGGCTGCGTACGCAGACGAGTTGGTTCAAACCGTGTCGGTTGCTGACTTCGGTGCGAAGGCAGATTCGAAGCAGGATGCGGCGGAGCCTGTCAAGGCAGCCATCGCGAAGGCGAAAACCATGGCAGAAAAAGGCGCTTCCGTGCGGATCGTGTTCCCCGCGGGCAGATACGATATTTACCCGGATAAAGCACCCCAGCGCACACTGTATGTTTCTAATACGGTGGGGGCGGACGCCTCATATAAAGAAAAACGGATCGGTGTCCTACTGGAAGATACAAAGAATATAACCGTGGATGGCCAGGGGTCTGAAATAGTTTTCCATGGGAAAATGACTACGTTCGCGGCGATTAATAGTGAGAATGTTTCGTTCAAAAACTTTCAGGTAGATTTCGAAGTTCCGTCTGCGATTGATTTAACGGTTGAGGCAGTGGATCCGGATGCTGGGATCGCTACCGTTTATGTGCCAGAAGAGTACAAATACCGGGTTAAAGGCAGTGACGTTGAATGGTTTTCCGATAAGAGCCCGTATACGCATGAGGCCTACTGGACGGAGCGAAACGCACTGCCGTACGTGCAACGCTACGACACGAAAAGTGGATTAACAGTGCGCGGCGACGTGTGGGACAACCCGATTTTCAAGCACGTGGCCGGTGTGAAAGACCTGGGCAATAACCGGCTCGAGTTTTCCTACACTCAGATGGAGTCGGAACTGAAAAACGCGCGGGGAATAAGCTACCAGATGCGGCAGACAGTGCGCGACCACCCAGGGGTTTTCTTATGGAAAGACAAGAACATTCAGCTGGATGGAATCGACTTTCGGTTCTTACACGGTTTCGGGGTAGTGGGCCAGTCGACGGATACGGTGCGGATGAACAACCTCCACTTTGGTGTGGGAGTTGGGACGGGCCGCAGCACCGCCGGGTATGCGGATTTCATTCAAATGTCTGGTTGCAAGGGCGCGGTTGAGGTAACTAACTCCACGTTCTCTAACCCACATGACGATCCGATTAATATTCACGGAACCTTCCAGCAGGTGGTAGAGCGGATTTCTGATCGGAAGGTCCGCGTGCGATACATGCATAACGAGACCGCTGGATTCCCCTCGTTTTTTGTGGGAGACCAAGTGGAGTTCATGACGCAGGGCAACATGATTCCGGTGCGCGATTCGGTGCGCACAGTGGTGGCTGTAGATGGTCCAGACGGGCAGGGTGGAAACCTGGGGCAGGGGTCAGGTAGTTTAACGGATACTATTCTTACGTTTGATCAGCCTATTCCTCAAGAAATAGCAGTGAACGAGCACGTGGTTGAAAACATTACCTACACGCCGAATGTGACCATTAAGAATAATGTTTTCAAAGAAACTCCTACGCGTGGGATTTTGGTTACTACCCGGGGGAAGGTTCTGATTGAAGACAACCTGTTTGACGGCATGGGTATGGCTGGGATTTATATTTCGAATGATGCCCAGGGGTGGTACGAATCCGGGCCGACGCGGGACGTGACTATTCGCGCGAACACTTTCCAGCGGTCTGGGGCGCAAGCGATTTTGGTGGAGCCAACTAACCCCACGGTGTCTAGTGAAGACACGGTGCATAAAAACATGACAATTGAGGACAACACGTTTTACGTGTCGGATCAGCGGGTTTTGGATGCTAAGTCAGTTAGTAATTTGAGGTTTGTGTCCAACCGCGTGTACCGGCAAACTGTGTCCGATGGTGTGCAAATAGATGGTGACCAGACTGTTGAGGTACCTGTTGGCAAGGCGCATCATATTAAAGCCCGGCCGGTGTTTAAGCCTGTGAATGGGCAAAAACTGTTTGCTTTCAACGGTGATAAGCAGGTTGTGCTTGCAAATAATACGTACGATGTTGGGCTCAACCCGCAAGCAGAGCTAGAGAATATGGATGCGGGTGAACTCGACAACTCGGGTGATGGCACCGCGCCTCAAGACGGTGGGATCGCTGTAGAAGATGCTAGCGGTGCGGAAAATGCTGCTGCACAAGATCGGGTGGCAGGTGAGTCTGGGAAAGTGTTTTTTGTTAGCGCGGACCCAGCTGTAGCCACGGTGGATAGTGCCGGGGTGGTTACTGGTAAGAGCGTTGGGCAGACCACTGTGCAAACCTATGTTTTAGCGGGGGAGCGGCGCCTACCGGGCCCAGTCGTAGCAGTCGCGGTTGAACCAGCTGATGTGGAAACCGCGCCGGGAACTGAAGAAAGTGGATCTGAAGAAGGTGAAGCCGGTCAAGGTGAGGCCGGTCAGGGTGTAGCTGGGCAAGAAACAGACTCGTTACGGGACCACCCGTCGTCGGTAGCTACTCTGTCGAAAGCTGTTTTCTCTGGCCTGTCACGCGATTGGAAGTTTACTGCAGGCCAGCTGCATTATTTCGCAGCTGACCGTGCGAAAACTATTTCGGGCAAACTAGCAGCAACGGATGCGGATGCTGAAGTCACGGCCACTTTGAATGGACAGCCGGTGGAGCCAACTGAGTTCGCAGGCACTTTGTTGCGTGGCCGAAACGTACTTGAAGTTACGGTACGCGCCGCGGACGGCATCACCGTGAACACGTATCGGTTTGTCATTGACCGCATCAGCAGTAATGACCCGGGCACGGGAGAACCGTCGGATCCGGGAACAGTGGAACCTGCGCCTGAAATAACCGATCCCACCACTCCAACGGAACCGGAACCGGAGCAAACCCAGCCCGCGGAAACGAACCCAAGTACTGCGCCGCAGCAACCGGCAGCTGGAAAGCAGAATCAGTCTGCTGCGCCGGGCAAGAAGCCGGCGGTGAAGAAAGTGCGGAAGCTGGTGCGCACTGGGGCGCCCGTGTTGGGGTTGGGAGCGGCTGCTGTTTGTGCTGGTCTAGGGGGCGTGCTCTTGTTGCGACGCAGAAAGTAA
- a CDS encoding MetQ/NlpA family ABC transporter substrate-binding protein encodes MRFSRVFAAVAASAALVLTGCGSTSGSDAGSDGSGSDSAVTTLRVGASPSPHAQILHFIDDKLAKDAGLKLDIVEFTDYVQPNQALASGDLDANFYQTVPYLKKESKERGYDFVPGKPVHLEPLAIYSKKHKDIKEIGDGATIGIISDPVNQDRALHLLEQAGLVEVPQGAEDLTIDKVKKLKKFDFKEVEGPQLVRALQDVDAAVINGNFASEGGLSAADDALLVESPENNPANNVLVWAAKDKDDEHLKKLDELLHSDQVKKFIEDTFKDKSVIPAF; translated from the coding sequence ATGCGTTTCTCACGTGTTTTCGCTGCAGTGGCAGCATCAGCAGCGCTCGTCTTAACGGGCTGTGGTTCAACCTCCGGATCCGATGCCGGCAGTGACGGGTCGGGCAGTGACTCCGCGGTTACGACATTGAGGGTAGGAGCGTCGCCATCCCCTCATGCGCAAATTCTGCACTTTATAGACGACAAACTGGCTAAAGACGCGGGTCTAAAACTAGATATTGTGGAGTTCACGGACTACGTACAACCGAACCAGGCGCTCGCGTCGGGGGATTTGGACGCGAACTTCTACCAGACCGTGCCGTACCTAAAGAAGGAATCGAAGGAACGCGGGTACGATTTTGTGCCCGGTAAACCCGTGCACCTGGAACCGCTTGCGATCTACTCGAAGAAACATAAGGACATTAAAGAAATTGGTGACGGGGCAACCATCGGGATCATTAGCGACCCGGTGAACCAAGATCGGGCGCTGCACCTGCTGGAGCAAGCGGGGCTGGTGGAAGTGCCACAGGGAGCTGAGGACCTCACGATCGACAAAGTTAAAAAACTAAAGAAGTTTGATTTTAAAGAAGTTGAGGGGCCGCAGCTTGTGCGGGCACTGCAGGATGTGGACGCGGCGGTGATTAACGGAAACTTCGCGAGTGAAGGCGGGTTGAGTGCGGCGGATGATGCTTTGCTAGTTGAATCGCCAGAAAACAACCCGGCAAACAACGTGTTGGTGTGGGCAGCGAAAGATAAAGATGATGAGCATCTGAAAAAACTGGATGAATTACTGCACAGTGATCAGGTGAAGAAATTCATTGAGGACACGTTCAAGGACAAGTCGGTCATTCCCGCGTTCTAA
- a CDS encoding methionine ABC transporter permease has protein sequence MSAVLSNIGTALMPATASLTHAWVPLVANSDETWFNNPAVQRAFWPGVWETLAMTGLSTLFTVIIGLPLGLVLIATGRGGLFTNKPLHQVLAFIVNFGRSIPFLILMIAIIPFTRLVAGSSIGWKAAVVPLTVAAIPFFARLVETAVRSVDDGKIEAAQMMGATRGQIMRDVQVREALPAIIDAITVLAITLIGYGAMAGALGGGGLGQLAMNYGYNRFMPDVMVLAVIGVYVIVQIVQMVGDMCSRLVDHR, from the coding sequence ATGAGCGCGGTGCTATCGAACATAGGAACTGCCCTGATGCCCGCCACCGCGTCGTTAACGCACGCGTGGGTGCCACTGGTGGCGAACAGTGACGAAACCTGGTTCAACAACCCCGCGGTACAGCGCGCGTTCTGGCCCGGCGTGTGGGAAACGTTAGCGATGACGGGCCTTTCCACTTTGTTTACCGTCATCATCGGCCTTCCCCTTGGGCTTGTATTGATTGCAACTGGCCGCGGCGGCCTATTCACCAACAAGCCGTTGCACCAAGTACTGGCCTTCATCGTGAACTTTGGGCGGTCCATCCCGTTCCTCATTCTGATGATCGCAATCATTCCGTTTACCCGCCTAGTGGCTGGTTCCTCAATCGGATGGAAAGCAGCGGTAGTGCCCCTCACGGTAGCGGCCATCCCGTTTTTCGCTCGCCTCGTAGAAACCGCGGTGCGCAGTGTGGACGACGGTAAAATCGAAGCCGCACAAATGATGGGGGCCACTCGCGGGCAAATTATGCGTGACGTGCAAGTGCGCGAAGCCCTCCCAGCGATAATTGATGCAATCACCGTGCTTGCGATCACGCTCATTGGCTACGGGGCGATGGCGGGTGCGCTCGGCGGCGGTGGTCTTGGACAACTCGCGATGAACTACGGGTACAACCGCTTCATGCCAGACGTAATGGTGCTGGCGGTAATTGGCGTGTACGTAATCGTGCAGATCGTACAGATGGTAGGCGACATGTGTAGCCGGCTGGTGGACCACCGCTGA